In Corylus avellana chromosome ca2, CavTom2PMs-1.0, the following proteins share a genomic window:
- the LOC132169210 gene encoding receptor-like protein EIX2 encodes MIGFMSALQLIPFFFFSLLGTASYLQLIKPISCTKSPNLRCLEVERKALLSFKDNLTDPSGRLSSWVGDNCCNWIGVGCDNNTGNVVKLDLRNPFPAFNYYHVDPNISLSHEEMEAYNKSCLGGKISSSLHDLKCLSYFDLSLNNFDGIHIPKFLGSLESLTYLNLSFSLFAGVIPSHLWNLSRLQYLDLNSFSFSINFYNFSSQRLEVESLEWVDAFPSLKYLGMNFVNLEKVPNWFHAVNMIPSLRELHLVGCGLVSLPHSVSSINFTLLSVLDLSYNHFNSFIPHWLSNVSGLSTIKLKSTLLRGTLPVGLGHLTNLRVLNLAGNNLIGRIPNSFANLCNLQALYMYSNNINGEITEFVDGLSQCFNSSTEDGNLSSLQALALSYNQLNGTIPKSIGKLSMLVSLDLTENSWEGVLTKAHFQNLTRLKSLRLSTNVNAKGALVLDVTHEWVPPFKLESIFLSKVQIGPNFSAWLKIQNKLNFLVLDHAGISDTIPHGLWKSCPNVTYWSLSNNNLRRQVPYFQFHPLASYFDLCYNNLEGPVPLFPSNLRVINLGNNMFSGPIPKNISELLPKLSWLDLSSNSITGRIPYAIGMLKELNVLILGNNSLSGKLPHSMRHLSSLNVLSLPQNYLEGELPSFFRNYRNLKSLDLGGNKFSGKLPAWMGESSPYLLRLSLRSNFFHGDIPQKICLLSYLQILDLAHNDFSGAIPLCLGSLRNKQSDEAVFPRYDYQMVLVSKGVEYLYGQSFFNLVYSVDLSSNNLSGEIPENITNFSEFINESSHWKNSWKNWKFTAARITRSLNE; translated from the coding sequence ATGATTGGCTTTATGTCCGCTCTTCAACtcattcccttttttttcttctctctgctTGGAACTGCATCCTACCTTCAACTTATTAAACCCATTTCATGTACCAAGAGCCCAAATTTGAGATGCTTAGAGGTGGAGAGGAAAGCACTTCTTAGCTTTAAAGACAATCTTACAGATCCATCGGGTCGTCTCTCTTCTTGGGTTGGCGATAATTGCTGCAATTGGATAGGTGTTGGCTGTGACAACAACACAGGAAATGTCGTCAAGCTTGACCTCAGAAACCCATTTCCGGCGTTTAATTATTATCATGTTGATCCAAATATATCTCTTTCGCATGAAGAGATGGAAGCTTACAACAAGTCGTGCCTTGGGGGCAAGATAAGTTCTTCTTTACATGATCTAAAGTGTTTGAGTTACTTTGACCTAAGCTTGAATAATTTTGATGGAATCCATATTCCAAAGTTTTTGGGTTCCCTTGAAAGTTTGACGTATcttaatctctctttctcattgtTTGCTGGAGTTATTCCTTCCCATCTTTGGAATCTTTCAAGGCTCCAATATCTAGACCtcaattcattttcattttccattaACTTCTATAACTTTTCATCTCAAAGATTGGAGGTCGAAAGTCTAGAATGGGTCGATGCTTTTCCTTCTCTTAAGTACCTTGGAATGAATTTTGTAAATCTTGAGAAAGTACCAAATTGGTTTCATGCGGTTAATATGATTCCTTCCTTACGGGAGTTACACCTAGTTGGCTGTGGACTTGTTAGTCTTCCTCACTCTGTTTCCTCCATCAATTTTACACTACTTTCAGTCCTTGATCTCTCTTACAACCATTTTAACTCCTTCATACCTCACTGGTTGTCAAATGTGAGTGGGCTTTCAACAATCAAACTTAAGTCCACTTTGCTTAGAGGTACTCTTCCAGTTGGTCTGGGACATCTAACCAACTTGCGTGTCTTGAATTTAGCTGGAAACAATTTAATTGGAAGGATTCCAAACTCATTTGCCAAcctttgcaacttgcaagcATTATATATGTATTCCAACAATATAAATGGGGAGATAACTGAGTTTGTGGATGGCTTGTCTCAATGTTTCAACAGTAGCACTGAAGATGGGAACTTGTCATCACTGCAAGCACTTGCCCTCTCATATAATCAATTGAATGGAACAATTCCAAAAAGCATCGGGAAATTGTCAATGCTTGTTTCATTGGACCTAACAGAGAATTCATGGGAAGGTGTCCTAACTAAAgctcattttcaaaatctcacCCGATTAAAATCTCTTAGGTTGTCTACGAATGTTAATGCAAAAGGGGCCTTGGTTTTAGATGTCACACATGAATGGGTTCCTCCTTTTAAGCTGGaatctatttttttatcaaaggtTCAGATCGGCCCAAATTTTTCAGCTTggctaaaaatacaaaataaactCAATTTTCTTGTGCTCGACCATGCTGGCATTTCTGACACCATTCCGCATGGCCTTTGGAAGTCTTGCCCAAATGTCACCTATTGGAGTCTATCTAATAACAATCTACGCAGGCAGGTACCatactttcaatttcacccTTTAGCATCTTATTTTGATTTGTGTTACAACAACTTAGAGGGTCCAGTTCCACTTTTTCCAAGTAATCTAAGAGTCATAAATCTCGGGAATAATATGTTTTCTGGACCTATTCCAAAAAACATAAGTGAGTTATTGCCCAAGTTGTCTTGGTTGGACCTCTCATCAAATTCAATCACTGGTAGAATTCCCTATGCAATAGGAATGCTGAAGGAATTGAATGTCCTTATTTTGGGAAACAATTCCCTATCTGGGAAACTCCCCCACTCAATGCGACATCTGAGTTCACTAAATGTATTGTCATTGCCCCAAAATTATCTGGAGGGCGAGCTTCCCTCTTTCTTCAGAAATTACAGAAACTTGAAAAGCCTTGATCTTGGAGGAAACAAATTCTCTGGAAAACTACCTGCATGGATGGGTGAAAGTTCACCATATTTATTGAGGTTAAGCCTAAGGTCAAACTTCTTTCACGGGGACATACCTCAAAAAATTTGTCTTCTTTCATATCTTCAGATCCTAGACCTTGCACACAATGATTTTTCGGGTGCAATCCCTCTATGTTTAGGAAGCTTGAGAAATAAGCAAAGTGATGAAGCTGTTTTTCCAAGATATGATTACCAAATGGTGTTGGTTTCTAAAGGAGTAGAATATCTATATGGTCAgtctttttttaatcttgtcTACTCTGTAGACCTTTCGAGTAACAATTTATCGGGAGAAATACCTGAAAATATTACAAACTTCTCAGAATTTATCAATGAATCATCTCACTGGAAGAATTCCTGGAAAAATTGGAAATTTACAGCTGCTAGAATTACTCGATCTCTCAATGAATGA